The following are encoded in a window of Pseudalgibacter alginicilyticus genomic DNA:
- a CDS encoding diacylglycerol kinase family protein, with product MTKKESFLVNRLKSIGFAFKGAYILIKTEASIKIQFVIAVFVTVTGFYFQISNTEWLVQFLAIGLVMTAEGINTAIEEIADFIHPEHHKKIGLIKDVAAGAVFIASMFAIIIGLIIYIPKVF from the coding sequence AAAAGAATCTTTTCTTGTCAATAGATTAAAAAGTATTGGCTTCGCTTTTAAAGGTGCATATATACTTATTAAAACTGAAGCCAGTATTAAAATACAATTTGTTATTGCTGTTTTTGTTACAGTTACAGGTTTCTATTTTCAAATTTCTAATACAGAGTGGCTTGTACAATTTTTAGCTATTGGATTGGTTATGACTGCTGAGGGCATAAATACTGCTATTGAGGAAATTGCAGATTTTATTCATCCCGAACATCATAAAAAAATAGGCTTAATCAAAGATGTGGCAGCTGGGGCTGTTTTTATCGCATCAATGTTTGCTATCATTATTGGTTTAATTATTTACATTCCAAAAGTTTTTTAA